One segment of Arthrobacter sp. MMS18-M83 DNA contains the following:
- a CDS encoding tyrosine-type recombinase/integrase: MASIRKRTKKDGTSSFMVLWRDPKSREQQGLTVTSESEAETLKRLLDANGQSFEIAQQAILANKSKVPTVAEVIQEHIDLLIRPSSGTTRTYQTMLDLHVRNVIGHIPVDKLDYRHMNHWVKSMLAKGRSPKTIHNVHGLISAAMNTAEMLQYIPRNPCRGVQLPSLDRAEDEAMFLTHAEFSLIMEGMGERYKAFTNFLVMTGTRFGEATALTVGDVDLLSKPPTVRINKAWKRDGQSQFYVGATKTGAGKRTIGLNPALVEILIPLVASRPGKELLFTTPKGQRIVHKLYWHHYWVPAVRTAQAIGLSKTPRIHDLRHTHASWLIQDGVSLFTISRRLGHASTRTTEQVYGHLMPQALQAGADATERSITGFVH, encoded by the coding sequence GTGGCCAGCATCCGCAAACGCACGAAAAAGGACGGAACATCCTCCTTTATGGTGCTTTGGCGCGACCCGAAGAGCCGCGAGCAACAAGGCCTGACTGTCACCTCCGAATCCGAAGCCGAGACCCTTAAACGCTTGTTGGATGCGAACGGACAATCCTTCGAAATTGCCCAGCAAGCAATCCTTGCGAACAAGTCCAAAGTACCAACTGTGGCCGAAGTGATTCAGGAGCATATCGACCTCCTGATTCGACCATCAAGTGGAACCACCCGGACCTACCAGACGATGCTCGATCTTCATGTGCGGAACGTCATCGGTCACATCCCGGTGGACAAGCTCGATTACCGGCACATGAATCACTGGGTGAAGTCGATGTTGGCCAAGGGCCGTTCCCCAAAGACCATCCACAACGTTCACGGTCTTATCTCTGCGGCGATGAACACCGCCGAGATGCTGCAATACATCCCGCGGAACCCTTGTCGCGGCGTGCAGCTGCCCAGCCTTGACCGGGCTGAGGATGAAGCGATGTTTCTCACTCACGCCGAATTCAGCTTGATCATGGAAGGCATGGGGGAGCGGTACAAGGCGTTTACGAACTTCCTGGTCATGACTGGGACTAGGTTCGGAGAAGCTACAGCGCTAACCGTGGGTGATGTCGACCTTTTGTCCAAGCCGCCCACGGTACGGATCAACAAGGCCTGGAAACGGGACGGGCAGTCGCAGTTTTACGTTGGAGCCACGAAGACCGGCGCCGGAAAGCGCACCATCGGGCTCAATCCGGCACTTGTAGAAATATTGATCCCTCTGGTTGCCAGCCGCCCCGGAAAGGAACTCCTGTTCACCACTCCAAAAGGGCAGCGGATTGTCCATAAGTTGTATTGGCATCACTACTGGGTGCCGGCGGTCCGGACGGCGCAGGCGATTGGGCTGAGCAAGACGCCACGTATTCACGATCTCCGGCACACGCATGCGTCGTGGCTAATCCAAGACGGAGTCTCGCTATTTACCATTTCACGGCGCCTCGGCCACGCTTCAACCCGGACAACGGAACAGGTATACGGTCACCTGATGCCACAAGCGCTGCAGGCAGGTGCTGACGCCACAGAGCGTTCGATCACCGGATTCGTTCACTGA
- a CDS encoding ANTAR domain-containing response regulator, producing MSEQTETKPASQPARRVVVAEDETLIRLDIIEILKGEGYDVVGEADNGEKAVQLAEELKPDLVLMDVKMPVMDGISAAEKIVKARIAPVVLLTAFSQKELVERARDAGAMAYVVKPFTPADLIPAIEIALSRHEEIKALENEVSDLQEQFATRKLVERAKSLLTTKMGLTEPEAFRWIQKTSMDRRLSMREVAETIINQVN from the coding sequence GTGTCAGAACAGACGGAGACCAAGCCCGCATCCCAGCCGGCACGCCGTGTAGTTGTCGCAGAGGACGAGACCCTCATCCGCCTGGACATCATCGAGATCCTGAAGGGCGAAGGCTACGACGTCGTCGGCGAGGCCGACAATGGTGAGAAGGCAGTTCAGCTGGCCGAGGAGTTGAAGCCGGACCTGGTCCTCATGGACGTCAAGATGCCCGTCATGGACGGCATCTCGGCCGCTGAGAAGATCGTCAAGGCCAGGATCGCTCCTGTGGTCCTCCTCACGGCTTTCAGCCAGAAGGAACTCGTGGAGCGCGCCCGCGACGCCGGAGCCATGGCCTATGTGGTCAAGCCCTTCACTCCGGCCGACCTGATCCCCGCTATCGAGATCGCGTTGTCCCGCCACGAGGAGATCAAGGCCCTTGAAAACGAGGTGTCCGACCTCCAGGAGCAGTTCGCCACGCGCAAGCTCGTAGAGCGTGCCAAGAGCCTCCTGACGACCAAGATGGGCCTTACGGAGCCGGAAGCATTCCGTTGGATCCAGAAGACTTCCATGGACCGCCGCCTCAGCATGCGAGAGGTCGCCGAGACCATCATCAACCAGGTCAACTAG